A window of the Helianthus annuus cultivar XRQ/B chromosome 4, HanXRQr2.0-SUNRISE, whole genome shotgun sequence genome harbors these coding sequences:
- the LOC110936834 gene encoding protein FAR1-RELATED SEQUENCE 5-like: protein MMSTTVDGVRICPTTGNQYYTPIVPDSSKPVVGMHFQSIDSAFNFYKKYAKLSGFEGRKHTQSSKNGVVIRKYFVCAKEGSATSCAVDTVNDSVGADKKLNDRRRRPSKRTGCKAHIRLSLTPKNTYRISHVFEEHNHSFVDEEDYHLLASSRKLTFTEEQLLSDFSEMNIGPVRAFNLMRKIRGGFDKVGVTSTDCKNFKRDINLFIGEFDVDMAVQRLMKKKLYLPNFSCEFYCDEKGALAGLFWADEEMKLNYEVFGDVMSFDATFRTNRYDLVFVPFTGIDNHHHNVTFAGSLLASETAESYKWLLQSFLKAFGVAPKVVVTDQDAAMKIAIRDVFPDTRHRLCMWHIMIKVSEKVGTELSQDEVFKEDICDVVWIDALEPAQFETQWCDLMIKYNLTSNSWLSDMYNLRSDWIPAYYRHEHMSGLMRTTSRSESENHFFGQLTNTKLSLVEFLSHFDTAMESQRFKRSKRDHDTRYTQPRMKTNYELELEAAKIYTRGIFFDVQEEIRLACKNCMCRREEEVGDSIKFYILQVNLPGLHEVLFTPKDMVIKCSCNRYEQYGLLCRHAFCVLRLCGIKEFPKKYVMGRWTRDVVPKKTKVSSFDQNAAGNQVERASSIVREIMTATEHIVNRLVTNIDLLSSYRDQVIESKLKVDSADLPAESFDKNARLANILHADQPCSSSSATILPPSGIRNKGCGSNKRLKSFREVSSSRVSKKTKTRSCLICGGHGHNSRTCKMKTTVADSQKSS from the exons ATGATGTCTACTACTGTCGATG GAGTTCGTATCTGTCCAACTACTGGTAATCAGTATTATACTCCTATTGTTCCAGATTCTTCCAAACCTGTAGTTGGTATGCATTTCCAGTCAATTGATTCTGCCTTTAATTTCTATAAGAAGTATGCTAAGTTATCTGGGTTTGAGGGTCGAAAGCATACTCAATCTTCAAAAAATGGTGTTGTGATTAGAAAGTACTTTGTTTGTGCGAAAGAGGGTTCAGCGACATCCTGTGCTGTTGACACGGTAAATGATAGTGTTGGTGCTGATAAAAAGTTAAATGACCGAAGGAGGAGACCTTCTAAACGTACCGGATGTAAGGCACACATCCGTTTGTCTTTAACTCCAAAAAATACTTATAGAATTTCTCATGTATTTGAGGAGCATAATCATTCTTTTGTTGATGAAGAGGATTATCATCTTTTAGCTTCGTCTAGAAAGTTGACATTCACTGAAGAGcaactgctttctgatttttcTGAGATGAATATTGGTCCAGTTAGGGCATTCAACCTTATGAGAAAGATTCGTGGTGGATTTGATAAGGTTGGAGTGACGTCTACTGATTGTAAAAATTTTAAAAGAGATATTAATTTGTTCATTGGAGAGTTTGATGTGGATATGGCTGTCCAACGTCTTATGAAGAAGAAGCTGTATTTGCCGAATTTTTCTTGTGAATTTTATTGTGATGAAAAAGGTGCTCTTGCTGGATTATTTTGGGCTGATGAAGAAATGAAACTGAATTATGAGGTCTTTGGGGATGTTATGTCTTTTGATGCTACGTTCCGTACGAACAG GTATGACTTGGTATTTGTTCCGTTCACTGGAATCGATAATCATCATCACAATGTCACGTTTGCTGGTTCTTTGTTAGCATCTGAAACTGCtgaatcatataaatggcttctTCAAAGTTTTTTGAAGGCTTTTGGTGTTGCACCTAAGGTGGTTGTGACTGATCAGGACGCTGCAATGAAAATTGCCATCCGAGATGTTTTCCCAGATACCAGACATCGTTTGTGTATGTGGCATATAATGATCAAAGTTTCTGAAAAG gtTGGTACTGAGCTATCACAAGATGAGGTTTTTAAAGAAGATATATGTGATGTTGTATGGATTGATGCTCTTGAACCAGCACAGTTTGAGACACAATGGTGTGATTTAATGATTAAGTACAACCTTACTAGTAACAGCTGGCTGTCTGATATGTACAACCTGAGATCAGATTGGATTCCTGCATACTATCGTCATGAACATATGTCCGGTCTTATGCGTACAACATCTAGGTCTGAGAGTGAAAATCATTTTTTTGGTCAATTAACCAACACAAAATTGTCATTAGTTGAGTTTTTGAGCCATTTTGATACTGCAATGGAATCTCAGAGGTTTAAGCGCAGCAAACGTGATCATGATACCAGATACACACAACCTCGCATGAAAACCAATTATGAATTGGAACTGGAAGCTGCAAAGATTTATACTCGGGGGATATTTTTTGATGTTCAAGAAGAAATTCGACTTGCTTGCAAGAATTGTATGTGCAGGCGTGAAGAAGAAGTTGGTGATTCAATTAAGTTTTATATTCTACAGGTCAATCTTCCTGGCCTTCATGAG GTTCTTTTTACTCCTAAGGATATGGTAATTAAATGCAGCTGCAACCGATATGAGCAGTATGGTTTGCTATGTAGGCATGCCTTTTGTGTTCTTCGTCTTTGTGGTATAAAGGAGTTccctaaaaaatatgttatggGGCGTTGGACAAGAGATGTTGTTCCAAAAAAGACAAAAGTTTCGAGTTTTGATCAAAATGCTGCTGGTAATCAAGTTGAACGTGCTTCCAGCATTGTGCGTGAGATAATGACTGCAACTGAACATATTGTTAACCGTCTTGTTACAAATATTGACCTGTTATCGTCGTATAGAGACCAAGTGATCGAGTCGAAGTTGAAGGTTGATTCTGCTGACCTTCCTGCAGAATCATTTGACAAGAATGCAAGATTAGCTAATATTCTTCATGCTGATCAGCCATGTTCATCGTCTTCTGCTACCATTCTTCCACCTAGTGGTATAAGAAACAAGGGGTGTGGTTCAAACAAACGCTTAAAGTcttttcgtgaggtatcatcttCAAGAGTATCAAAGAAAACTAAAACTAGAAGTTGTTTGATATGTGGAGGTCATGGACATAATAGTCGGACTTGTAAGATGAAGACTACTGTTGCTGATTCCCAGAAGAGCAGTTAG